The following coding sequences lie in one Mustelus asterias chromosome 8, sMusAst1.hap1.1, whole genome shotgun sequence genomic window:
- the foxe3 gene encoding forkhead box protein E3 has protein sequence MNLADISYFTGMCTMTAESQQSPTEASSASSPLDSSADVSMESPGKEEVMVKSEPRGNTPNAERDDENAGDLEGLVPTSGGRRRKRPIQRGKPPYSYIALIAMAIANSPERKLTLGGIYKFIMDRFPFYRENSKKWQNSIRHNLTLNDCFVKIPREPGRPGKGNYWTLDPAAEDMFDNGSFLRRRKRFKRSDITTYPGYMQNSSAFTPTPVGRASYPNTLYPSVATGYTPQVHTASHHPAMLHHYQSSAVGQAQHRMFSIDNLISQQSVLQAASAIDLNSHVNGELGAMASCSVGGVEASSFQSQSVSPTGMGTMLNRSSSVTSNMTYSYSASPPHLSMAQASYSPNNTQMYCPSNRLAIPSMRANTCPDHTDQILGLSNHQVNGLTQLNGNTSYMRQTNYAPGLERFM, from the coding sequence ATGAATCTAGCCGATATTTCCTATTTCACTGGCATGTGCACCATGACTGCAGAGTCACAGCAGTCGCCCACCGAGGCTTCCTCCGCTTCGAGCCCCCTGGATAGTTCGGCGGACGTGTCGATGGAGTCGCCGGGCAAGGAGGAGGTGATGGTTAAATCGGAGCCCCGAGGGAACACGCCGAACGCGGAGAGAGATGACGAGAACGCGGGGGATCTGGAGGGACTGGTGCCCACTTCTGGAGGCAGAAGGAGGAAGCGCCCCATCCAGCGTGGTAAACCCCCCTACAGCTACATCGCACTGATAGCCATGGCCATCGCCAACTCGCCAGAGAGGAAGCTGACCCTAGGAGGGATTTACAAGTTTATAATGGACCGTTTCCCATTCTACAGGGAAAACTCCAAGAAGTGGCAGAACTCAATTCGACACAACCTGACGCTGAATGATTGTTTTGTCAAGATTCCCCGGGAGCCTGGCCGCCCTGGGAAGGGTAACTACTGGACACTGGACCCGGCAGCTGAAGACATGTTCGATAACGGGAGCTTTTTACGCCGAAGAAAACGTTTCAAGCGGTCAGATATCACCACCTATCCAGGCTACATGCAAAACTCTAGCGCCTTCACTCCAACCCCCGTGGGGAGAGCTTCCTATCCCAATACACTCTATCCAAGCGTGGCCACGGGCTATACTCCTCAGGTCCACACTGCCAGCCACCACCCGGCTATGCTACACCATTACCAAAGCTCAGCAGTGGGCCAGGCTCAGCACCGGATGTTCAGTATTGACAATCTCATCAGCCAACAGTCTGTCCTACAGGCCGCCTCGGCGATTGATTTGAACTCTCATGTCAACGGGGAACTGGGGGCGATGGCCAGTTGTTCAGTTGGCGGGGTAGAGGCTTCAAGTTTTCAGTCGCAGTCGGTAAGCCCCACTGGGATGGGGACCATGTTGAACAGGTCTTCCAGCGTGACTTCGAACATGACCTATTCTTATTCCGCGTCCCCTCCTCATTTATCTATGGCCCAGGCCAGCTACTCGCCCAATAACACCCAGATGTACTGTCCTTCAAACCGACTCGCCATACCGTCCATGAGAGCAAACACCTGCCCCGATCACACTGACCAGATTCTGGGCTTATCCAACCACCAGGTGAATGGACTTACTCAGCTCAATGGCAATACCTCCTACATGAGACAGACCAATTACGCGCCTGGACTTGAAAGATTCATGTAG